In the genome of Raphanus sativus cultivar WK10039 chromosome 4, ASM80110v3, whole genome shotgun sequence, one region contains:
- the LOC108853657 gene encoding uncharacterized protein LOC108853657, giving the protein METVGSPLIPLSEFSEAAVMNKYGVKPDAETLDIANTAARQKSITVVMKIYWGDPREKICEAVEHIPLSSLVIGNRGLGGLKRMIMGSVSNHVVNNVACPVTVVKAHH; this is encoded by the exons CGTTGGTTCCC CTCTGATTCCGCTGAGTGAATTCTCGGAAGCGGCTGTGATGAACAAGTATGGAGTGAAGCCAGATGCTGAAACCCTTGACATTGCCAACACTGCCGCTAGGCAGAAATCT ATTACAGTGGTGATGAAGATATATTGGGGAGATCCTCGTGAGAAGATTTGTGAAGCTGTTGAACATATCCCTCTCTCAAGCCTTGTCATCGGTAACCGAGGCCTTGGTGGCCTTAAGAG GATGATAATGGGAAGTGTAAGCAACCATGTTGTGAACAACGTGGCATGCCCTGTTACCGTCGTGAAGGCTCACCACTGA